Within the Oncorhynchus kisutch isolate 150728-3 unplaced genomic scaffold, Okis_V2 scaffold916, whole genome shotgun sequence genome, the region ctctctattccctactctctactttctattccctactctctattccctactccctacgctctattccctattcccttctctctattccctactctctattccctattccctactctctattccctattccctattccctactctctactttctattccctactctctattccctactccctacgctctattccctattcccttctctctattccctattccctactctctattccctattccatattccctactccctactctctactccctacgctctattccctactctctattccctattccatattccctactccctctctctattacctactctctattccctactccctactctctattccctactccctattccctactccctactctctattccctactccctactttatattccctactccctactctctactccctattccctactccctactctctattccctactccctactctctattccctactccctactttatattccctactccctactctctactccctattccctactctctattccctactccctacgctctattccctactctctattccctactctctactttctattccctactctctattccctactccctacgctctattccctattcccttctctctattccctattccctactctctattccctattccatattccctactccctactctctactccctacgctctattccctactctctattccctattccatattccctactccctctctctattacctactctctattccctactccctactctctattccctactctctattccctactccctactctctattccctactctctattccctactctctactttctattccctactctctattccctactccctacgctctattccctattccctactctctattccctactctctactttctattccctactctctattccctactccctacgctctattccctattcccttctctctattccctactctctattccctattccctactctctattccctattccctactctctactttctattccctactctctattccctactccctacgctctattccctattcccttctctctattccctattccctactctctattccctattccatattccctactccctactctctactccctacgctctattccctactctctattccctattccatattccctactccctctctctattacctactctctattccctactccctactctctattccctactccctattccctactccctactctctattccctactccctactttatattccctactccctactctctactccctattccctactccctactctctattccctactccctactctctattccctactccctactttatattccctactccctactctctactccctattccctactctctattccctactccctacgctctattccctactctctattccctactctctactttctattccctactctctattccctactccctacgctctattccctattcccttctctctattccctattccctactctctattccctattccatattccctactccctactctctactccctacgctctattccctactctctattccctattccatattccctactccctctctctattacctactctctattccctactccctactctctattccctactccctattccctactccctactctctattccctactccctactttatattccctactccctactctctactccctattccctactctctattccctactccctactctctattccctactccctactttatattccctactccctattccctactctctattccctactccctacgctctattccctactccctattccctactctctactttctattccctactctctattccctactccctacgctctattccctattccctactctctattccctattccctactctctattccctactctctactttctattccctactctctcttccctactccctacgctcaattccctattccctactctctattccctattccatattccctattccctactccctactctctattccctactccctactctctattccctactccctacgctctattccctactccctacgctctattccctattccctactctctattccatattccctactacctactctctattccctactctcttttccctactctctattcgctactccctactctctattccctactctctaatGATTACAAaagtgattctgatccaaccattaatgcatacattgttgtgcccctggcctgagaggatggaagttcaatatgtacttagatgtagaaggctaatgtcaACTAGCTAACGTGTCCCATGAAAGGAAATTAGGCTAGCGAGGACTGTATGACAGTCACAGACCGTTTTGTCAACATTGGTGTATCTAGGGTTATGTTAGTCAACATTTTTCTTCTACACACATttatacatttgacattttagttatTTAGTGGATGCTCTTGCCCAGAGCCACTTGCAGACTGAGTGCACACGTTCGTACCGGTCCCCCGTGGAaaagtggaggcagctcctgttttctttgcgacttgtggTAACTTTACGTagttctaaatcagtagttgtttagtTGTCTGAAAATGTGGGAAACATTACCTTGCTTCACCATGCTGTCAttttttattaaggtatctttgacaaatgggtactttttccaccactgtgtgtgtgtgtgtgtgtgtgtgctctaggTGTGTGAGCTGGACATCATATTTAACTTTGAGAAGGCCTACTTCATCCTGGATGAGTTCTTGCTGGGAGGAGAGGCTCAGGACACGTCTAAGAAGAATGTACTAAAGGCTATAGAACAAGCTGACCTACTGCAGGAGGTAAAATACCTCACTGACCCCAAGACAGGGACCTCTCTAATCTACGATAACCcagacatctctctctcgctcactctttcACTACTGCCTTGTTCTCTATGCTATGATTTACAGAATGTAGACTTTCAGATCCATCTCTTCCCAGGTACAGTCCATTAACCCTGCAGGAGCCAGACCACATAGCCTTTAGCATCAGACCCAGGGTACATAGCCTTTAGCATCAGACCCGGGGTACATATCCTTTAGCATCAGACCCAGGGTACATAGCCTTTAGCATCAGACCCAGGGTACATAGCCTTTAGCATCAGACCCAGGGTACATGGCCTTTAGCATCAGACCC harbors:
- the LOC109880613 gene encoding AP-1 complex subunit sigma-2-like; this encodes MQFMLLFSRQGKLRLQKWYVPLSDKEKKKITRELVQTVLARKPKMCSFLEWRDLKVVYKRYASLYFCCAIENQDNELITLEIIHRYVELLDKYFGSVCELDIIFNFEKAYFILDEFLLGGEAQDTSKKNVLKAIEQADLLQEVKYLTDPKTGTSLIYDNPDISLSLTLSLLPCSLCYDLQNVDFQIHLFPGTVH